In Carettochelys insculpta isolate YL-2023 chromosome 21, ASM3395843v1, whole genome shotgun sequence, a single genomic region encodes these proteins:
- the IER5L gene encoding immediate early response gene 5-like protein — protein sequence MLAARRRMECALDAQSLISLSLRKIHSSRTQRGGIKLHKNLLVSYVLRNARQLYLSERYAELCRRQQHYPPLGVPPGCAPAAGELPPAFGALQPPAQEREAGAQPPPRGCGLGGAAGAALARGSGAELLEVPGCAALLPAAPREDEPLELQPGPPQPPPPAPSALCRDSSPGFYRGGGGCASPGLLYPVPASCDFGSPAPPSAPGASAHCSSCTTVLDLDTHVVTTVENGYLHQDCCSQCPCCCQGAAAPAAPPPSPAAKRKYYPGQEEEEEDGDPGGVVVGGGSPFAPCSKRARFEDFSPEPPPDSSNISNLITIFGSGFTGLVSRQQTDCEQPLNGQLCSKQALASLGAWTRAIVAF from the coding sequence ATGCTGGCGGCCCGGAGGAGGATGGAGTGCGCCCTAGACGCCCAGAGTCTCATCAGCCTCTCGCTGCGCAAGATCCACAGCTCGCGCACCCAGCGCGGGGGCATCAAGCTGCACAAGAACCTGCTGGTCTCCTACGTGCTCCGCAACGCCCGGCAGCTCTACCTGAGCGAGCGCTACGCCGAGCTCTGCCGCCGCCAGCAGCACTACCCGCCCCTCGGCGTGCCCCCGGGCTGCGCGCCCGCCGCCGGAGAGCTGCCCCCGGCCTTCGGCGCGCTCCAGCCGCCGGCCCAGGAGCGAGAGGCGGGCGCGCAGCCGCCCCCGCGGGGCTGCGGGCTGGGCGGcgcggcgggggcagccctggccaggggcagcGGCGcggagctgctggaggtgccCGGGTGCGCCGCGCTCCTGCCCGCTGCGCCCCGGGAGGACGAGCCGCTGGAGCTGCAGCCCGGCCCGCcccagccgccgccgccggcccCTTCGGCGCTTTGCAGAGACTCTTCGCCCGGCTTCTAccggggcggcggcggctgcgCCTCTCCGGGGCTGCTCTACCCGGTGCCGGCGAGCTGTGACTTCGGCAGCCCGGCGCCTCCGAGCGCGCCCGGCGCCTCGGCGCACTGTAGCAGCTGCACCACGGTGCTGGACCTGGACACCCATGTGGTGACCACGGTGGAGAACGGCTACCTGCACCAGGACTGCTGCTCGcagtgcccctgctgctgccagggcgCCGCGGCCCCCGCCGCCCCGCCGCCTAGCCCGGCCGCCAAGCGCAAGTACTACCCgggccaggaggaggaagaggaggacgggGACCCGGGCGGGGTGGTGGTAGGGGGCGGCTCCCCCTTCGCCCCGTGCAGCAAGCGGGCCCGCTTCGAGGACTTCAGCCCCGAGCCGCCCCCGGACTCTTCCAACATCTCCAACTTGATCACCATCTTCGGCTCTGGCTTCACGGGGCTGGTGAGCCGGCAGCAGACGGACTGCGAGCAGCCCCTCAATGGGCAGCTGTGCAGCAAGCAGGCGCTGGCCAGCCTGGGAGCCTGGACTCGAGCCATCGTCGCGTTCTAG